The bacterium genome contains the following window.
ACCGGACACCGACCCTCCTCTTTGTCGGCGACATCGTGCATTCCCGGGTGGTGGGCTCACATGTCCGTCTTGCGGCCATGCTGGGGACCCGTGTGTTTTTGGCTGGTCCTCCCGCATGGACCGCAGTGCAGGAGAGATTCGCCCCCTGGCCTGAAGCCTGGGAGGTGGTAGATCTGGAGTCATTCCTCCCTAAGGCCGATGCCGTTTGCGCCCTCCGGGTGCAGACCGAACGGGGGGCGGCCACCGGGGTCAGCATGGAGGAGTACATCGCCGGCTGGCAACTGACTGCGGAGCGCCTGGATCGGCTGGCGCCACAGGCGGTGCTGCTCCATCCGGCCCCGGTGAATCGGGGCGTTGAGCTCAGTCCGGAGCTCGTGGAGTCGCCCCGCAGCTGGATCCAGCGTCAGGGAGGCAACGGACAGGCGGTCCGGATGGCGCTGCTGGAGTGGTGCCAGGGAGTGCAGTGGTGAAAGTACCGCTACTTTCATATTATCAAAACAGCACTGACTGCACCGAAGCCCTCTGGGAGGCTTCAGAGATGTTGCGTTCATCATGCCATTTTGATGCATTCAGCATGGGCACCCCTGAAAATGCCCCCCTGGTGTATCGCTCACATGCCGATGCCCCCCATTTTTGGGGCTTCTACGGCTCCCGATGGTCCAGATTTCACCCAGAACGGCATTATTTTTACAGCAACGTAAAACCACAGCCTTCCCCGAATTCATTACGGAGCGTGCATCGATGAACCTCCTCCTCACGGGCTTCCAGCTTTGCGACCCCACACAGCCCGCAGTCCCGGCTCTTCGGATCCGGGATGGGCAGATCCTGGAGGTCGGCGATTTAAAGCCCCTCGCGGGAGAAATAGTGGTCGATGCCCAGGGGCTGACCTGTGTCCCGGGGCTCATCGACATCCATGTCCACTTTCGCACCCCCGGCCAGACCCACAAGGAATCATTCTGGAGCGGGATGCGGGCCGCCCTCGCCGGGGGCTACACCCAGGTCGTTCAGATGCCGAACACGACCCCGGTCCTGGACTCCCCCGCACTGGTCCGCCAGCAGACCACCACCCGCCCGGTCCGGTGTCATGTGGCGGCGGCGGTCACCGAGGGGTCCCGACAGGAGCGACTGGTCGACATGCCCCTCCTGCATCGGGCCGGAGCAGTGGCCTTTACCGATGATGGGCGTCCGGTCCGCTGGGAGCACAACATCCTGGCAGCGCTGCGTCAGAGCGCCGAGCTCGGGGTGCCGATCATGGAGCACGCGGAGGTCCTGGAGCTGACGGAGGGGCATCCCATGCACGCTGGCTGGGTCGCCTCCAGCCTTGGCATCGCGGGGCAGCCATCGGAAGGTGAATGGGGGATGGTCGCCCGGGATGCAGCCCTGGCAGCCCTCACCGGGGGGCATATCCACTTGTGTCATCTCTCGACCTGGGAGTCAGTGGAGATCCTGCGGGAGTATCAGGCGGCGGGTCATCGGGTCACCGGCGAAGTCACTCCGCATCATCTGCTCCTCACGGAGGAAGTGATTCTGCAATGGGGTCCGAATGCCAAGATGGCACCACCCCTTCGGAGCGAACGGGACCGGGCCGCGCTGGTGGCGGCTTTACTGGATGGGACCATCGCGGCGGTCGCGACTGACCACGCGCCGCATACACCGTCCGAAAAGGACCAGCCCCTGGACCGGGCCCCGTTCGGAGTCATCGGGCTGGAGACCGCCTTCCCGCTCCTCTACACGCATCTGGTCTGCACCGGGCTCATGCCCCTGGTCGATCTCGTGCATCGGATGAGCACCGGTCCGGCAGCGCTCTGTCATCTGGCGGGGGGGAGCCTGGCCCCTGGGAGTCCGGCGGACCTGACCCTGCTGGACCTTGAGACCTCCTGGGTCATCGATGCCGATGACTTCGAGAGCAAGTCGCGCAACTGTCCGTTTATCGGCTGGCGGGTCCAGGGGAAGCCGCGTCACACCATGGTCGGCGGTCAGTGGCAATGGGGCCCGCGGCTTCAGTAACACTCGCAATTCAGGCCGTTGTGACTTCCCTGACACAGACTTTTGGGGTAAAGTGGTTCCCGAAGCGTCCTGGCAGACGCCCGCAAGTCGGTCCTGATCAGTACACCTGCCGACCGACCCATCGCCCAATCGCCCCCGACGGGAAGTCAGGGGGCGATTTTTTTGGGCAGAAGTGCGACCCGCGCTGCACCCACCTTCTCCGGGCCAGCCAGCCGCCAGCGATCCCGGCAGCCTCGTATAATCCGATGAACTCCGCTCTCCCCGGACCTGGCACCCGGGGAGTCACCCCCACCGAGGTTTCCTCTCTCATGCGTCGATGCACCCTACCGCTGGCTTTGCTGAGTCTGACACTCCTGGTGGCCTGCTCCGGCGGGTCCGGCACCACCCCCGCGACCCCTGCGTCACCAGAGCCCGTCGCCGAACCGGCCACCTCCGGGGGACCGAGTCCGCAGTTCATCCCGACGGCCATCACCGACCAGCATGTTGCGGGCTTCGGGACCTTCGGCACCATCGGGGGGACCCTGGACCTCACGGACCTCAGCCTGACCCTGGATCCGCCTGCCCGCACCGCCCAGCTGGGGGAGACCTTCGACCTCGATATCACCGACTTCACCAATGAGAATCCCTGTGTCGACTGCATGCGGATCGATGGGGTCCAGGTGAACGGGCAGGGGGAGATCGTGCTGGGGGTGTCGCTGCGCCATCCTTTCAAAACGCCGGGCTTCTTCTTTTCCCGCCCCGACCTCAATGTCTTCGACACCCGGGTGATTCTGGTGCTGGGGGGCACCGACAGCTCCAATCAGATTCTGACGATTCCTGACAACGCCACCGCCCCTACAACTACCAGCGGCAACTTCGGAGCCGTAGTGAATGCCGATGGCTTCACCAGTCACTTCGACAGCCGGGCGGAGGATCCCCGGTACTTCGATCCGCCCAAGAATCTGGCGGGCAACATCAACGCCTTCAAACGCTTCTTTGTGGACCCGGTAAAGACGGAACCGTTTGAGCCGACGGTCCCCTCGGGCTGGAATGTCATGCCTATCGCCAGTCCGATCCAGGTGCAGGAGTTCGTGATCGACCCCACGCGCCTGGGGAGCGGCACGACCGTCCCCTTTGTGCTGGTGGCGGAAGCGGCCTGGGGGGTCGCCCGCAACAAAGCGCTGCCGGATGACGATCCAGGCGGGCGATTCAATCCGAAATACTGGCTGCCGGAGTTCAATCAGCATGAGCCCTGGAAAGTGGATGTCGAGGTGCTCAACAACGGCCTCACCGCCCTGCAGGGAGCGTCTTCAGTCCAGCTGCGCGTGCAGGTCGCCGACTGGCAGGCTGGCGAGACGGTCGACCCCGGCTACCCCGACCTGGGGAATCTCCGCGGACTGGCCGTAGCCTCCGATGTCGCCCGGGTCCGGGTCGCCATTCCGGGGGTCAACAATGTCGGAGCCTCGCAGACCACACCCACGAGTGGGGCAGGCTCTTTCAGTGATCCCTACATTTACAACTTCACACTGCAAAACGCTGAAGGGGCCTCCACCGGCACGTACTACGCTCTGGTGGCGGCGGAAGACAACCTGAACGGCTCCGCCGCCGGACCCCAGCGGGTCCCGGAACTCGGCTTCCCCCGTGAGGGCGCGGAAATCCAGAACTACATCGGTTATGCAGTCGCGCCGGTGACCGTCAAGGACATCAACTTCCCACCGCAGGTCCTGACCTCCTTCACACCGGAGGGAGGCATCATCGATGTCGGACAGCAGGCCTGCTTTGAGGCGAAAGTCACTGACCTCAACGCCGAAGACACGCACCTCATCGAATGGGACTTTTCTTACGACGCCTCGGTCGGCTTCACGGCGGAGGCGACCGGCGCGAGCATCTGCCATACCTACACGGCACCGAGCATCAACGTGGTCGCGGTCCAGGTAACCGACAACGGGAATCCGCCGCAGTCAGTGTTCATCAACAATGTCGCTACGATCCGGGTCAACGGGATCGTCGGTCCGTTCCGGCTCTTTGATGCCGCCCGGTTCGACAAGACCCCGCCGGATGGCGGCCAGAGCGGGCTGGGTTTTGTCTCCACCGGTCCCCTGCTCCTCCTCTTTAGCGGACAGGATGTCGGGGAAGATATCTTCATCTCCCGGACCACCAACGGCCAGACCTGGAGCGCGCCGGCGAATCTCAGTGTCCAGGCCGCCGGCGACCAGAGGCGTCCGGACATGGCCATCGCCGGCCAGGCGGTCATGATCGCCTGGGAAGATGGCGCAGGAATCCGCGGTGCGCTCTCGACCAATGGCGGGCAGAACTTCCAGGCGGGCTTCCAGATTGCAGCCAACGGGACGCTGCCGAGTGTGGCCGCCACCCAGCCGACCATTTTCTATGTCTCGTACTCCAACGGTGGCGATGTGTTCATCAAGGCCAACGCCATGGGGAATCTGGGGGACTTCACGGGCGCGGCGACCATCGTGAACGATGTCACCGATGGCCTCCAGACACGACCGGACATGGTGGCGGACCCCGACCAGGATCGGGTCTATCTCGCCTGGGAAGACAACCGCGATCCGGCGTTCGGCATTGACATCTATGGGGCCACCGCCACGAGTCGGGGGACCACCATCTCGGTGAATCGCGCCCTCTCCGATGACCGGGGGAGCGCGGATGACACCGAGCCCGCGATGGCTGTGGCCCAGAACGGTGACTGGGTCGGCGTGGTCTACCGCAGCAAGCGGTATCGCACGACCGGCGACATCCTCTTCACCAAGAGCATCAATCAGGGCACAACGTACCAGCCGGCGGTGGTCCTGACCGCCGGGCCGGTGGCGACTTACTCCTCCCCCACGATCTCGGCCCGGAACGACCTGACCGCCGTGATGGTGGCCTACAGTCGCCTGACCGGCACCAGCGACTATACGGTCCGCTACCACATCTCCTCAGATGGTGGCTCGTTCTTCAAGGCTCCCATCGATTCCGGCGCGATTGCATTTGCGGACCCCAGCCCCACAGTCGCGCTGCAGCCCAACGCGGGACAGAACATCTCCCTCGCCTGGACCGATCAGCGCAACGCTGGCACCCAGGACTTCGGGCAGATCTTCTTCATGCTTGGGTACGAGTTTAAGTAGGGCTCGAAGCACACGCCGGCTGGGCGTCGGCGTGACCCAGCGACCGGGGGTCGCAGCACCGGGCGAGGATGGCCTCGCCCCTCTGCTCAATTTCCATCTCGCTCTGCAACGTTTCAACTACGAGATTCCCGTTCGGAGGGGCGACCCCCCGGTCGCCCGGTGATCCGGCGCCTGCGCCGGTGGGTCCGCGACGCGCCCCGCGTCGCACGATAATCCCACGTCGCGCCGACGGGGCGTCGGCACCACCCAGCGACCGGGGGTCGCAGCACCGGGCGAGGATGGCCTCGCCCCTCCGCGCGACTTCACTTTCGCCCCTTCGAGTACGCATGAAGGTTGAGGCTACTGAAGCGGCACCCCACCATCTGAATCGCCCTGAATCTGTCTATGCCTCAGTTGCCGGGGCACAGCCACATCAACCGCGACAAAGGTGCTTCAAGGTGTGACGAGAGCTATCGCGTCAGGCTCGATCTGACAATGGCCTGGCGCTTGGCCACCGGGATAGTAGAGGTGCAGTTCGACGTCACACAGGAGGGCCATTCATGCCCCGTCTGCACCCCGCGCTGACCAATGCGTCAGCAGCTTCATCCCTGCCCTGCCCCCCATCCAGCGAGGTCATCTCGCAGGCCCGGATCGCCCTGG
Protein-coding sequences here:
- the pyrC gene encoding Dihydroorotase → MNLLLTGFQLCDPTQPAVPALRIRDGQILEVGDLKPLAGEIVVDAQGLTCVPGLIDIHVHFRTPGQTHKESFWSGMRAALAGGYTQVVQMPNTTPVLDSPALVRQQTTTRPVRCHVAAAVTEGSRQERLVDMPLLHRAGAVAFTDDGRPVRWEHNILAALRQSAELGVPIMEHAEVLELTEGHPMHAGWVASSLGIAGQPSEGEWGMVARDAALAALTGGHIHLCHLSTWESVEILREYQAAGHRVTGEVTPHHLLLTEEVILQWGPNAKMAPPLRSERDRAALVAALLDGTIAAVATDHAPHTPSEKDQPLDRAPFGVIGLETAFPLLYTHLVCTGLMPLVDLVHRMSTGPAALCHLAGGSLAPGSPADLTLLDLETSWVIDADDFESKSRNCPFIGWRVQGKPRHTMVGGQWQWGPRLQ